One Pseudanabaena sp. BC1403 genomic window, CCGAATGGGCAGGGCGATTGCAATGGATAGAATTTAACTTGAATGGAAAGTCGCGCAAAATCTTAATTGATGGAGCACATAATGTAGCGGCGGCAGAATATCTCCGACAATTTGTAGATGAGTCTTTCCCAAATCAACGGAAGCTTTGGGTAATGGGAATTCTGAATACAAAGGATCAATCTGGAATTCTCAAAGCACTGCTGCATCCTGATGATTTATTGTATCCAGTACCTGTTCCTAATCCCGCAACGACATCACCTCAGGATTTAGCGAAGATTGCCTCTGCAATCCTCAAGACGGAGCCTCATACTTATGACGATTTGCAATTAGGACTAGCCGCCGCTTTTGATGATCAGCGATCGCTTGATATTGTAATCCTCTGCGGTTCATTATATTTAGTTGGTGAGTTTTTTAGTCAACAGTAAAATGTAGATAAACATTTGTGTTGCCATACTGCCAGATTGTGACATGCGAATGGGAATCACTACTTTAGCGCCATGCTGGGCAGGGCTTGTTGATTAATAGCGTAATATAAAACTTAGAGCCGTTAAAATCCAATTATGAACCAGCGATCGCTAATTTTTCCAATTATTCTTGCTAGCCTTGCATTCACAACTTCACCTGCGGCGGCTCAATATTCAGGTTTAGGTAAAGATAGCCTCGATCCTGCAATTCTGAAACAGTATGCTCCTACAGCATTACCACCAGCGATAACGCGCCCAATTGAATCCATTTTGGATGTGCGATCGCCCGGGCTAGGCATGGTGACACCCGATGGGAAGCAGATGTTCTTTACATGGGGAATTACGGGAACTGTGCAAGTATGGAGACTAGATGGAGCGCAAAAATTCCCTGTACAAGTAACAGGCGGACAGGATGCCACAACCATTTCAGGAATGACTCCTGACGGTAAATACTTAATACTGTCACGCGATCGCCAAGGCGAAGAAAATCCAGGGCTATATTTGCAATCGACAAAGGGCGGAGAATTAGAGCCAATTCAGCACTTAAAAGGTGTGCGGACTTCGCTGCAATATGTAGGAAATGACTCACGCATTATTTATTTCAGTGCCAATGACATCAAGCCCGACTCGGATGTAATCTACCGTTATGATTTGCAGACCAAAAAGAAGGTGCAAATCTCTGGTGGTGATGGCATTTGGTGGATTGCTGATGTATATGTGAATCCTCAAACAGGCGATCGCGAAAAGTTTCTCTTTGCCAAAGCCACAGGTAGCCAATCGCAGGAATATTACGAATACGATGTTAAAACTAGACAAACTACGCCTCTAATCGGTCAAAACGAGAAAGAAGAATACAGTATTAGCTACGGTGTAAAGGCTGATGAATATCTCGTACTAACCCAAAAATTCAGCGAATTTCGCCGCCTTTATCATTACAAAGACAAAAAATTCACACCAATTACACCAGAGCTAAAAGCAGATGTAGCTGACTTTAATATTGACAATCAACGCCAACGCATTCTTTACTCAATTAATGATGGAGGTTACTCTCGTTTAAGGGCGATCTCGGCTAATACCTTCGAGGAAATTAAGTTACCCGATTTTACAAACGCCGATCATGTCTACACAGGCTCCACTACTCGCAATGGCCGCTTTACGACTATCGGTGTAGAAACTGCCAAAGCCCCACGTCTCAGCTATATTTACGATTGGCAAACTCAGAAACTAACCCAATGGGTACTGCCTAGCACTCCCGAAATCGATACTAGCAAGTTTGCCGCAGCTAAGCTCGAAAACTACACAACGCGAGATGGCACACCGATTCCCATGTTTGTGTATAGTTCTCCTCAATGCGAAAACACTGTCCAAAATCCACTCGAAAAGCCATGTCCAGTCATCGTGCACTTTCACGGTGGGCCAGAAGGACAAAGTACACCAGGGTTCAATCGTTATGCACAATTATTTGTGAATGCAGGATTTGTATTTGTGGAACCAAATGTGCGCGGTAGTGATGGCTATGGTAAAACTTGGCTCAATGCTGACAATGGACGCGATCGCCTGAAGGTTGTCACAGACATCGAAGATGCGTCGATTTATATCCGCAAAAATTGGCAGATTAACGGGATCACGCCCAAAATCGGTATTGTTGGCGGGAGCTATGGTGGCTATTCTGCTCTACTCGGGATGTCCAAATTTTCAGGTAGTTATGATGCAGGTGTATCTATTGTGGGGATTAGCAATCTAGTCACTTTTTTAAATAACACCGCACCTTATCGCCGCATTCTTCGCATTAGTGAATATGGTGATCCTGTTAAGGATCTTGATGCTCTAATTGAGTTATCACCTGTGACCTATAGCGATCGCATCAAAGCTCCCTTGCTAATTATCCAAGGTGCTAACGATCCGCGTGTTCCTGTTGGGGAAGCCATCCAAATTCAAAAAATTCTAGAGCAGAAAAAAATTCCCTCGCAACTCGTCATCTTCCCCGATGAAGGTCACGGCTCTAGCAAGCGCAGCAACCAAGTTTTGCAAATTGGATATACTCTCGACTTCTTCAAAAAGTATTTACAAAAATAAGAGCATGTTTGAGAAGTTTTGCTTTAGCCCCCCTAGCCCCCCAATTCTGGGGGGAACCAGATTAAAGTCCCCCAGAATTGGGGGATTTAGGGGGCAGAAAAATTGGCTTTAGCCGAAAAACTTATATGCATTAACTTATCAAACACGCTCAAATTGATAGTTTGTGGAAGTGTTCACCTTTGGTGAATACTCCCACGAACTATTTAGGATTGTTATATGGTCAGGTAAAATTGAAGAAAAAGAATAATTTAGCTTGTATTTTGATTTGCCAAAAATCAGACTGTTGGAAAAATGGTGGCAAAGAGGTTTATCAGCGCTTGGAAGAAGAATTACGCGATCGCGGCTTAAGTAATCGCGTCCAAATCCAAAAGACAGGATGCCAGAAGCGATGCAAACAAGCACCTAATTTGGTAATCATGCCTAATAAGGATCACCATAGCTATGTTAAGTCGTCACAGGTTGAGAGCTTACTAAATCGATATTTTGGCGATCGCTTCAACTAAAGGTTAAACAGGGGCTAAACTAGGTTTAATAAATTATAAATTTTTGTAGACACTAAGAAAGCGTGATTGATACTCGTCTCGATCTTTACCCTGCCTCTACAGTTCCTCATGGTTGGCCAGGACTGATATGTCGCTATGCGGATTATTTGCCAGTTACTGACCAGACCCCGATCGTAACTTTGCATGAAGGCAATACCCCCCTTATTCCTGCGATCGCTCTAAGCCAGAGGCTCGGACGCAATATCAAAGTCTTGCTCAAATATGACGGGCTTAACCCTACTGGCAGCTTTAAAGATCGTGGCATGACCATGGCAATCTCTAAAGCCAAGGAGGCTGGTTCGACAGCAGTAATTTGTGCAAGTACAGGTAATACATCGGCGGCAGCAGCTGCCTATGCTAAGCGTGGGGGATTGAAGGCTTTCGTATTAATTCCTGACGGCAAAATTGCCCTCGGCAAATTGAGTCAAGCTCTAATTTATGGTGCAGAAGTAATTGCGATCGATGGCAACTTTGACCAAGCCTTAGAAATCGTGCGGGAAATGTCTGAGAAATTCCCGATTACTCTAGTTAATTCTGTCAATCCTTATCGTCTAGAAGGACAAAAAACGGCTGCCTTTGAACTGGTGGAAGCGATCGGTGATGCTCCTGATTGGCTCTGTATTCCCATGGGAAATGCAGGAAATATCACCGCCTATTGGATGGGATTTTCGCAGTACCATGCATTAGGGAAGTCTACGAAGTTGCCTCGCATGATGGGCTTTCAAGCGGCTGGTTCCGCACCGTTAGTGACGGGCAAAATTTTTGATCAACCTGAAACGATCGCTACTGCGATCAGAATTGGTAATCCTGCCAACTGGGCAAAAGCTCTCAGGGTAAGGGAAGAAAGCGACGGTGCTTTTAATAGTGTCACTGATGTTGAGATTTTGTCAGCCTACAAGTTCTTAGCAGGTGAAGAGGGTGTATTCTGTGAACCTGCAAGTGCAGCTTCGGTCGCTGGTTTGCTGAAAGTTAGTGATCAAATTCCTTCAGGAGCAACAATTGTCTGTGTCTTAACAGGCAATGGCATAAAAGATCCTGACACTGCGATCGCTTGCGCCGAATCTAAATTACACAAAGGCATCGCGCCAGATATTACGAGTGTTGCAAAAGTAATGGGCTTTTAAAAAAAGAAC contains:
- a CDS encoding prolyl oligopeptidase family serine peptidase, producing MNQRSLIFPIILASLAFTTSPAAAQYSGLGKDSLDPAILKQYAPTALPPAITRPIESILDVRSPGLGMVTPDGKQMFFTWGITGTVQVWRLDGAQKFPVQVTGGQDATTISGMTPDGKYLILSRDRQGEENPGLYLQSTKGGELEPIQHLKGVRTSLQYVGNDSRIIYFSANDIKPDSDVIYRYDLQTKKKVQISGGDGIWWIADVYVNPQTGDREKFLFAKATGSQSQEYYEYDVKTRQTTPLIGQNEKEEYSISYGVKADEYLVLTQKFSEFRRLYHYKDKKFTPITPELKADVADFNIDNQRQRILYSINDGGYSRLRAISANTFEEIKLPDFTNADHVYTGSTTRNGRFTTIGVETAKAPRLSYIYDWQTQKLTQWVLPSTPEIDTSKFAAAKLENYTTRDGTPIPMFVYSSPQCENTVQNPLEKPCPVIVHFHGGPEGQSTPGFNRYAQLFVNAGFVFVEPNVRGSDGYGKTWLNADNGRDRLKVVTDIEDASIYIRKNWQINGITPKIGIVGGSYGGYSALLGMSKFSGSYDAGVSIVGISNLVTFLNNTAPYRRILRISEYGDPVKDLDALIELSPVTYSDRIKAPLLIIQGANDPRVPVGEAIQIQKILEQKKIPSQLVIFPDEGHGSSKRSNQVLQIGYTLDFFKKYLQK
- a CDS encoding (2Fe-2S) ferredoxin domain-containing protein, whose product is MNTPTNYLGLLYGQVKLKKKNNLACILICQKSDCWKNGGKEVYQRLEEELRDRGLSNRVQIQKTGCQKRCKQAPNLVIMPNKDHHSYVKSSQVESLLNRYFGDRFN
- the thrC gene encoding threonine synthase; the protein is MIDTRLDLYPASTVPHGWPGLICRYADYLPVTDQTPIVTLHEGNTPLIPAIALSQRLGRNIKVLLKYDGLNPTGSFKDRGMTMAISKAKEAGSTAVICASTGNTSAAAAAYAKRGGLKAFVLIPDGKIALGKLSQALIYGAEVIAIDGNFDQALEIVREMSEKFPITLVNSVNPYRLEGQKTAAFELVEAIGDAPDWLCIPMGNAGNITAYWMGFSQYHALGKSTKLPRMMGFQAAGSAPLVTGKIFDQPETIATAIRIGNPANWAKALRVREESDGAFNSVTDVEILSAYKFLAGEEGVFCEPASAASVAGLLKVSDQIPSGATIVCVLTGNGIKDPDTAIACAESKLHKGIAPDITSVAKVMGF